Proteins from a single region of Pangasianodon hypophthalmus isolate fPanHyp1 chromosome 7, fPanHyp1.pri, whole genome shotgun sequence:
- the LOC113546633 gene encoding C-C motif chemokine 13-like, with amino-acid sequence MRNLAALLFLLSLCSLHLVSSAPPSFDYKNRCCSEITKAKVPLKNIVTYWKTSSHCNIKAIVFETLNKEKKINHFCVDPTEPWVDSHMKAVDRKNNTPLTANP; translated from the exons ATGAGGAACCTGGCGGCTCTGCTGTTTCTGCTGTCGCTCTGCTCTCTTCATCTGGTGTCTAGCG CTCCCCCCAGTTTTGATTACAAGAATCGCTGCTGTTCAGAAATAACTAAAGCGAAGGTCCCTCTAAAGAACATCGTGACCTACTGGAAGACCAGCAGCCACTGCAACATAAAGGCCATTGT CTTTGAGActctaaataaagaaaagaaaatcaatcaTTTCTGTGTGGATCCTACAGAACCTTGGGTCGACAGTCACATGAAAGCAGTGGATCGTAAAAATAACACCCCTCTAACAGCAAATCCCTGA
- the LOC113546673 gene encoding C-C motif chemokine 13, which yields MRNLAALLFLLSLCSLHLVSSAPPGLEHMNRCCSETTKAKVPLKNIVTYWKTSSHCNIKAIVFETLNKEKNVKHKLCVDPTEPWVDSHMKAVDRKNNTPLTANP from the exons ATGAGGAACCTGGCGGCTCTGCTGTTTCTGCTGTCGCTCTGCTCTCTTCATCTGGTGTCTAGCG CTCCCCCCGGTTTAGAACACATGAATCGCTGCTGTTCAGAAACAACTAAAGCGAAGGTCCCTCTAAAGAACATCGTGACCTACTGGAAGACCAGCAGCCACTGCAACATAAAGGCCATTGT CTTTGAGActctaaataaagaaaagaatgtGAAACATAAACTCTGTGTGGATCCTACAGAACCTTGGGTCGACAGTCACATGAAAGCAGTGGATCGTAAAAATAACACCCCTCTAACAGCAAATCCCTGA
- the LOC113546661 gene encoding regakine-1 isoform X2, whose amino-acid sequence MRNLKSLGDKRWRINPVVELYTSLTFLPLCFYIQISSSHSSPSLCEIRPSARMRNLAALLFLLSLCSLHLVSSGKTDVRIPKLNIKNYWWTSRNCSIKAIVFETKFNRTICVDPNAVWVSGHMKVVDDRKTSVSKP is encoded by the exons ATGAGGAATTTAAAATCCCTTGGAGACAAGCGCTGGAGAATAAATCCTGTAGTCGAGCTGTACACAAGCTTAACTTTTCTGCCTCTTTGTTTCTACATACAG ATCTCGAGCTCTCACTCCAGTCCGTCTCTGTGTGAAATCAGACCTTCTGCTAGAATGAGGAACCTGGCGGCTCTGCTGTTTCTGCTGTCGCTCTGCTCTCTTCATCTGGTGTCTAGCG GAAAAACTGATGTGAGGATCCCTAAATTGAACATCAAGAACTACTGGTGGACCAGCAGAAACTGCAGCATAAAAGCCATTGT CTTTGAGACTAAATTCAACAGGACAATCTGTGTGGATCCCAACGCTGTTTGGGTCAGCGGTCACATGAAGGTCGTGGATGATAGAAAAACCTCAGTATCAAAACCCTGA
- the LOC113546661 gene encoding regakine-1 isoform X1 yields MRNLKSLGDKRWRINPVVELYTSLTFLPLCFYIQISSSHSSPSLCEIRPSARMRNLAALLFLLSLCSLHLVSSAPNAFDYKNHCCSGKTDVRIPKLNIKNYWWTSRNCSIKAIVFETKFNRTICVDPNAVWVSGHMKVVDDRKTSVSKP; encoded by the exons ATGAGGAATTTAAAATCCCTTGGAGACAAGCGCTGGAGAATAAATCCTGTAGTCGAGCTGTACACAAGCTTAACTTTTCTGCCTCTTTGTTTCTACATACAG ATCTCGAGCTCTCACTCCAGTCCGTCTCTGTGTGAAATCAGACCTTCTGCTAGAATGAGGAACCTGGCGGCTCTGCTGTTTCTGCTGTCGCTCTGCTCTCTTCATCTGGTGTCTAGCG CTCCCAACGCTTTTGATTACAAAAATCATTGCTGTTCAGGAAAAACTGATGTGAGGATCCCTAAATTGAACATCAAGAACTACTGGTGGACCAGCAGAAACTGCAGCATAAAAGCCATTGT CTTTGAGACTAAATTCAACAGGACAATCTGTGTGGATCCCAACGCTGTTTGGGTCAGCGGTCACATGAAGGTCGTGGATGATAGAAAAACCTCAGTATCAAAACCCTGA